A window of Verrucomicrobiota bacterium contains these coding sequences:
- a CDS encoding DNA-processing protein DprA, whose translation MSAHDMLSEDGQAMLLLCSTLGKAVAPDIEPYTISEWNQLARKIHASPYQRPAALLGQGAAELADALQVTTGDAERIVRLLDRSGQVAMELENLFSRGLWALTRMDEQYPAKLKQTLKHQAPTVLFGAGDLCLLKRQGIAVVGSRNIDAAAVEFAAEAGRKIAHARMAVISGGAKGSDRIGMDGGLSADGKAIGVLADSLERTVRQPEVRQFLLDGQLVLLTPFGPDAGFTVGTAMGRNKVIYGLSEYAIVVSSDLEKGGTWAGATEALKARWCPVFVRQAPDAPKGNQALLKHGAIALESQQLNAAEDLPAWLEEHAPVNPPEQTQAAFDFGG comes from the coding sequence ATGAGTGCGCATGATATGTTAAGTGAAGATGGCCAGGCGATGTTGTTGCTTTGCTCGACCTTGGGCAAGGCGGTCGCGCCGGACATTGAGCCCTATACCATCTCCGAATGGAACCAGTTGGCGCGCAAAATTCACGCCTCACCGTATCAGCGGCCCGCCGCGTTGCTGGGGCAGGGGGCCGCTGAATTGGCGGATGCGCTGCAGGTTACCACCGGCGATGCGGAGCGCATCGTCCGGCTGTTGGATCGCAGCGGCCAGGTGGCCATGGAACTTGAAAACCTCTTTTCCCGAGGGCTCTGGGCGCTGACCCGGATGGATGAACAGTATCCCGCCAAATTAAAGCAGACGCTAAAACATCAAGCACCAACGGTGCTGTTCGGGGCCGGGGATTTGTGCCTGCTGAAGCGCCAGGGCATCGCCGTGGTGGGCTCCCGCAATATTGACGCGGCGGCGGTGGAATTTGCCGCAGAGGCGGGCCGCAAAATCGCCCATGCGCGGATGGCGGTCATCTCCGGTGGAGCCAAGGGCTCGGATCGCATCGGCATGGATGGCGGGTTGAGCGCGGATGGCAAGGCGATCGGGGTTCTGGCGGACAGCCTCGAACGCACTGTGCGGCAACCGGAAGTGCGCCAGTTCCTGCTCGATGGCCAGTTGGTCCTGCTCACCCCGTTCGGGCCGGATGCCGGGTTCACCGTGGGGACGGCGATGGGCCGGAACAAAGTGATCTATGGTCTCTCCGAATACGCCATCGTGGTCAGCAGCGATCTGGAAAAGGGCGGCACCTGGGCCGGGGCGACGGAAGCCTTGAAGGCGCGTTGGTGTCCGGTCTTTGTGCGGCAAGCGCCGGATGCGCCCAAGGGCAATCAGGCCTTGCTGAAACACGGGGCGATCGCGCTGGAATCCCAGCAACTCAACGCTGCGGAAGATTTGCCCGCCTGGCTGGAAGAACACGCCCCGGTCAACCCCCCGGAACAAACGCAAGCCGCATTTGATTTCGGTGGCTGA
- a CDS encoding DUF4129 domain-containing protein, with protein MKRLFSILPLLSVLLYPAAATPLPASSPAPAVIGAEEMAKSIQEVIRQREYTWRVPREDVPKPETAKADEQSYFSQMVDWVVGGLKSTFKAIGSVMDEIDRLVDKLLGKRLRPPTPDGAKVQTDWLSPLRVLVVVLCIALLVVISVFAWRAWKRRQHHRTKATTVVAKQAVPDLRDDNVVASDLPGDEWLRLAQTLLAQGELRLALRAHYLASLAALGEKQLITLTKYKSNHEYARELSRRTHVLPEVTALFETQVLVFDRAWYGLHEVTRDMLSEFAQRTERIRAA; from the coding sequence ATGAAGCGATTATTTTCCATTCTTCCACTCCTGTCTGTCCTGTTGTATCCCGCCGCTGCAACGCCACTGCCGGCGTCTTCCCCTGCCCCCGCCGTCATCGGTGCCGAGGAAATGGCCAAATCCATTCAGGAGGTCATCCGCCAACGGGAATATACCTGGCGGGTGCCACGCGAGGATGTGCCGAAACCCGAGACCGCCAAAGCCGATGAGCAAAGCTATTTCAGCCAGATGGTGGATTGGGTGGTTGGCGGGCTGAAAAGCACTTTCAAAGCCATTGGCTCGGTCATGGATGAGATTGACCGGCTGGTGGATAAGCTGCTGGGTAAACGCCTGCGTCCACCCACTCCGGATGGGGCCAAAGTGCAGACGGACTGGCTTTCGCCGCTGCGGGTGCTGGTCGTTGTGCTCTGCATCGCGTTGCTCGTGGTGATTAGTGTGTTTGCCTGGCGTGCTTGGAAGCGGCGGCAGCACCATCGAACCAAAGCGACCACCGTGGTAGCAAAGCAGGCCGTGCCGGATTTGCGGGATGACAACGTGGTGGCCAGTGATCTGCCGGGGGATGAATGGCTGCGGCTGGCGCAAACGCTGCTCGCCCAAGGCGAATTACGGTTGGCCCTGCGCGCCCACTACCTGGCCAGCCTGGCGGCCTTGGGGGAGAAACAACTGATTACGCTGACCAAATATAAGTCCAACCACGAGTACGCCCGTGAACTGAGCCGCCGTACCCACGTACTCCCCGAGGTAACAGCGTTGTTTGAAACGCAGGTGCTGGTCTTTGACCGGGCCTGGTACGGCCTGCATGAAGTCACGCGCGACATGCTGTCGGAATTCGCACAGCGCACGGAAAGGATTCGCGCCGCATGA
- a CDS encoding corrinoid protein produces the protein MDDLKKLYDAVLTGDAATAKTITNTAIAAGVPPLKLVQEYMMPAMADVGRRFECNEYFVPELLLSARAMKAALELIKPLLIASGAQPVGRVAIGTVKGDLHDIGKNLVAAMLEGGGFEVVDLGVNVDPARFVAAVREKNAQVVAMSALLTTTMPSMKTTIDALQQAGLRSQVKVIVGGAPITQKFADEIGADGYTESAAGAVTLTHRVLAI, from the coding sequence ATGGATGACCTGAAAAAACTTTACGATGCCGTCCTCACCGGGGACGCGGCCACCGCCAAAACCATCACCAACACGGCGATTGCCGCTGGCGTCCCACCGCTGAAACTCGTCCAGGAATATATGATGCCCGCGATGGCCGACGTGGGACGGCGCTTCGAGTGCAATGAATATTTCGTGCCCGAGCTGCTGCTATCGGCGCGCGCCATGAAGGCGGCGTTGGAATTAATCAAGCCGCTGCTGATCGCCAGTGGCGCCCAACCGGTAGGCCGCGTGGCCATCGGCACCGTCAAAGGCGACCTGCATGACATTGGCAAGAATCTCGTCGCAGCCATGCTGGAAGGCGGTGGGTTTGAAGTCGTGGACCTCGGTGTAAATGTGGACCCGGCGCGCTTCGTGGCCGCCGTGCGGGAGAAGAATGCGCAGGTCGTAGCCATGTCGGCCCTGCTCACCACCACCATGCCGTCCATGAAAACCACGATTGACGCGCTGCAACAGGCGGGGCTGCGGTCCCAAGTGAAAGTGATCGTTGGCGGCGCGCCTATCACCCAGAAATTCGCGGATGAAATTGGCGCGGATGGATACACCGAAAGCGCCGCTGGCGCGGTGACGCTCACCCACCGCGTTTTAGCCATTTGA
- a CDS encoding methyltransferase MtaB domain-containing protein, translating to MPKFNSLTISQPSELLFGTAPIPLVTRRGMNIGGGTVYPELNFTLPPMLVEAGTMPEVRQNYQQIITGALQRAVELEAHGLVVEFETLPPMTENPAWGIELTRILLDAMEETHAKHGLKSVLRITPNDTREMVRPPRMRSGPLYEAMINTFEGCASAGAELLSIESVGGKEVHDEALMMGDIRGVIFALAVLGVRDMRFLWGELNGIAQKHGVHCAGDTACGFGNTAMVLAEQKMIPRVFAAVVRAVSAVRTLVAYECGAVGPGKDCGYENPILKAITGYPMAMEGKTAACAHLSPLGNIAAATCDTWSNESVQNIKLLGGMAPTCYVEQLIYDCRLMNLALADGRDAALLYRKWMVASDAGRDPQAWILSPESAIAIAQAIVSAPTPYTAAKAAALTALRLIREAHQDGALTLHPREVPYLARLRHTIEAMPSGEMEFIDEMMAEVDTSKFIAADYQLG from the coding sequence ATGCCGAAATTCAATTCACTAACCATCAGTCAGCCGTCCGAACTCCTGTTTGGCACCGCCCCCATACCACTCGTCACCCGGCGCGGCATGAACATCGGCGGCGGGACAGTGTATCCGGAACTGAATTTCACCCTGCCGCCGATGCTGGTGGAGGCCGGCACGATGCCGGAGGTGCGACAGAACTATCAGCAGATCATCACCGGCGCCCTGCAACGCGCGGTGGAACTGGAAGCCCACGGCTTGGTCGTTGAATTCGAGACCCTGCCACCCATGACGGAAAATCCCGCGTGGGGCATCGAATTGACACGCATCCTGCTGGATGCCATGGAGGAAACCCACGCCAAACACGGGCTCAAAAGCGTGCTACGCATCACGCCGAATGACACCCGCGAAATGGTGCGCCCGCCGCGCATGCGCAGCGGCCCGCTATACGAGGCCATGATCAACACCTTTGAAGGCTGCGCCTCCGCCGGTGCGGAACTGCTCAGCATTGAATCAGTGGGCGGCAAGGAGGTGCATGATGAAGCGCTGATGATGGGAGACATTCGCGGTGTCATTTTCGCCCTGGCGGTGCTGGGCGTGCGCGACATGCGTTTTCTTTGGGGCGAATTGAACGGAATTGCCCAAAAACATGGCGTCCACTGCGCGGGCGACACCGCGTGCGGCTTCGGCAACACCGCGATGGTGCTGGCGGAACAGAAAATGATTCCCCGCGTGTTTGCCGCCGTGGTCCGGGCGGTTTCCGCGGTGCGTACTCTCGTGGCCTACGAATGCGGCGCGGTCGGCCCGGGCAAGGATTGCGGTTATGAGAACCCTATCCTGAAGGCCATCACCGGTTACCCCATGGCCATGGAAGGCAAGACCGCCGCGTGCGCGCACCTGAGCCCGCTGGGCAACATCGCCGCCGCGACCTGCGACACCTGGAGCAATGAGTCGGTGCAGAACATCAAGCTGCTGGGCGGCATGGCGCCCACCTGCTATGTCGAACAACTGATTTATGATTGCCGCCTGATGAACCTGGCCCTGGCGGATGGGCGCGACGCGGCCCTGCTCTACCGCAAGTGGATGGTGGCCTCGGATGCTGGCCGCGACCCGCAAGCCTGGATTCTCTCACCGGAAAGCGCTATCGCCATCGCGCAGGCCATCGTCAGTGCGCCCACCCCTTACACGGCGGCCAAAGCCGCCGCCCTGACGGCCCTGCGGCTAATCCGGGAAGCGCATCAGGACGGAGCCCTCACCCTCCACCCGCGCGAGGTGCCTTATCTGGCCCGGCTCCGGCACACCATCGAGGCGATGCCGTCGGGCGAAATGGAGTTCATTGACGAGATGATGGCCGAAGTGGACACCAGCAAGTTCATCGCGGCGGACTACCAACTCGGCTGA
- a CDS encoding DUF4350 domain-containing protein encodes MNHQPAKLILLVGVALLFALGLADLFQLRFGRGDIYPEYSSLRTDPLGAKAFYESLSRLPGLGVQRNYRPIHRARQDGASAWFYLGADYQTLQQEGRDLRTELETITAQGGRLVIACSAVNEATTTNQVAKPTITRGKRGWLMATNQHGLEQGWQFTFAHQQLAATNEVMQPGNAIRKADLALPAALPWHSSLYFDQPGTNWNVLYARDGKAVIMERPLGKGSVVLVSDAYLFSNESLRKEQNAALLVWLVGTPAHIVFDETHLGVSEEPGIGTLIRQYHLHGVLAALIVFALLFVWTNATSLVPPIDETAQGTVMGRDATAGFLNLLRRNIQPREILFVCLQEWRRSVARGRNEYADRSARMEAAIRADDEAGLRRRNPAETYRELCRLADGKK; translated from the coding sequence ATGAATCACCAACCGGCTAAGCTGATTCTGCTCGTGGGGGTGGCGCTGCTGTTTGCGCTGGGCCTGGCGGATTTGTTTCAATTGCGATTTGGCCGGGGGGACATTTACCCGGAATACAGTTCCTTGCGCACCGATCCCTTGGGAGCCAAGGCGTTTTACGAAAGTTTAAGCCGCCTGCCGGGTCTTGGCGTGCAGCGCAACTACCGCCCCATTCACCGCGCCCGGCAGGATGGCGCCAGCGCGTGGTTCTATCTTGGCGCCGATTATCAAACCTTGCAACAGGAGGGGCGGGATTTGCGTACGGAACTGGAAACCATCACCGCTCAGGGAGGCCGGTTGGTCATCGCCTGCTCGGCGGTCAACGAAGCCACCACGACCAACCAAGTCGCCAAGCCAACCATCACTCGCGGAAAACGCGGCTGGCTGATGGCGACCAATCAACACGGGCTGGAACAGGGATGGCAATTCACCTTTGCGCATCAACAATTGGCAGCCACGAACGAGGTGATGCAACCGGGCAACGCGATTCGAAAGGCGGACCTTGCCTTGCCCGCCGCACTGCCTTGGCATAGCTCCCTCTATTTCGATCAACCCGGCACCAACTGGAACGTCCTTTATGCGCGGGATGGCAAGGCGGTGATCATGGAGCGTCCGTTGGGCAAGGGCAGCGTGGTACTGGTCAGCGATGCCTACCTGTTCAGCAATGAATCCCTGCGCAAGGAACAGAATGCCGCGTTGCTCGTGTGGCTGGTCGGCACACCGGCGCATATTGTCTTTGATGAAACCCACTTGGGCGTATCGGAGGAACCGGGCATCGGTACGCTGATCCGCCAATATCATTTGCACGGGGTGCTGGCGGCGTTGATTGTGTTTGCGCTGTTATTCGTCTGGACAAACGCCACCAGCCTGGTGCCCCCCATAGATGAAACCGCACAAGGAACCGTGATGGGGCGGGATGCAACGGCGGGTTTTTTGAATTTGCTGCGCCGCAACATTCAACCTCGGGAAATCCTGTTTGTCTGCTTGCAGGAATGGCGGCGGTCCGTGGCCCGCGGCAGAAACGAGTACGCGGATCGGTCGGCGCGCATGGAAGCGGCCATCCGGGCGGACGACGAGGCGGGTTTGAGGCGACGAAATCCGGCGGAAACCTACCGCGAGCTTTGCCGCCTTGCAGATGGGAAAAAATGA